One part of the Brachyspira sp. SAP_772 genome encodes these proteins:
- a CDS encoding aldo/keto reductase translates to MQKRKLGDLEVSAVGLGCMGYGVVYDENYDKKQLISIIHEAIELGINFFDTAEAYGPYKNEEIVGEALEGLRDKVVIATKCGIKTVNGKPMLDGRKETIISSVEGSLKRLKTDYIDLYYLHRVDPNTPIEEAAETMKELIKEGKIKHWGISEAGANSIKKANEVCKLTAIQSEYSMIWREPEKEIIPLLEELNIGFVPFSPLGKGFLTGKLNSDFSKNDFRSSIPRFQKENFDKNKALIDILEEIAKAKNVSKAQIALAWVLHQKPFIVPIFGASKTERLKENAYSVNVEFSKEELNKINEAISQITIEGDRYPKEHLEIVGK, encoded by the coding sequence ATGCAAAAAAGAAAACTTGGAGATTTAGAAGTTTCAGCCGTTGGTTTAGGCTGTATGGGTTATGGTGTAGTGTATGATGAGAATTATGATAAAAAACAATTAATATCTATCATACATGAAGCTATAGAATTAGGCATTAATTTTTTTGACACAGCGGAAGCCTATGGTCCATACAAAAACGAGGAGATTGTAGGCGAAGCATTAGAGGGCCTAAGAGATAAAGTTGTAATAGCTACGAAGTGCGGAATAAAAACTGTAAATGGAAAGCCTATGTTAGATGGCAGAAAAGAGACTATAATATCATCTGTTGAAGGTTCATTAAAAAGACTGAAAACTGATTATATTGATTTGTATTATCTTCACAGAGTTGACCCTAACACGCCTATTGAAGAAGCGGCAGAGACAATGAAAGAATTAATAAAAGAAGGCAAAATTAAACATTGGGGCATTTCAGAGGCAGGAGCAAACAGCATAAAAAAAGCTAATGAAGTATGCAAACTCACAGCCATACAAAGCGAATATTCTATGATTTGGAGGGAGCCGGAAAAAGAGATTATACCGTTATTAGAAGAATTAAATATTGGTTTTGTGCCTTTCTCTCCATTAGGTAAAGGTTTTTTAACAGGCAAGCTTAACAGCGACTTTTCAAAAAATGATTTTAGAAGTTCTATACCAAGATTTCAAAAAGAAAATTTTGATAAGAACAAAGCATTGATTGATATTTTGGAAGAGATTGCTAAAGCCAAAAATGTATCAAAGGCTCAAATAGCATTAGCTTGGGTGCTTCATCAAAAACCGTTTATAGTGCCAATATTTGGTGCAAGCAAAACAGAGAGATTAAAAGAGAATGCCTATTCTGTTAATGTGGAGTTTAGCAAGGAGGAATTAAACAAGATAAACGAAGCTATATCACAAATAACGATAGAGGGCGATAGATATCCGAAGGAGCATTTGGAGATAGTGGGAAAATAA
- a CDS encoding flavodoxin, whose amino-acid sequence MKILIAYYSHSANTKKLADSIAKIIKEESQNTVVDFFNTEPEKAYSPNYSTVLNEAKRDINSGHKPKLKNTIKSIDDYDIIFAGTPNWWNTMAPPLNTFLNSFDFSNKIIMPFCTHGGGGCGSIKRDIEKESKSKQVAKILSVYGSSATSAESEIRKWVKDIFVKIK is encoded by the coding sequence ATGAAAATATTGATAGCGTATTATTCGCATTCAGCAAACACTAAAAAACTTGCTGACTCTATAGCAAAAATTATAAAAGAAGAATCACAAAATACTGTGGTAGATTTTTTTAATACAGAGCCTGAGAAAGCATATTCGCCAAACTACAGCACCGTATTAAACGAAGCTAAAAGAGATATAAATAGCGGGCATAAACCAAAATTAAAAAACACCATAAAGAGCATAGACGATTATGATATTATATTTGCAGGAACTCCAAACTGGTGGAACACAATGGCTCCTCCGTTAAATACATTTCTAAATAGTTTTGACTTTTCAAATAAAATAATAATGCCTTTCTGTACGCATGGAGGCGGAGGGTGTGGAAGCATTAAAAGAGATATAGAAAAAGAATCAAAATCTAAACAGGTAGCAAAAATATTAAGCGTGTACGGAAGTTCTGCAACGAGTGCTGAGAGTGAAATAAGAAAATGGGTTAAGGATATATTTGTAAAGATAAAATAA
- a CDS encoding cupin domain-containing protein: MPDYKYQKSPEKTVLIKNGEGKKFKGAKEYFTGDVEVEILTEANEDSHFSVAYVTFEAGARTAWHTHPCGQHLIVVEGIGLTQEEGGEVLEFHKGEALYCPKDKKHWHGASPDCRMKHIAITGDKDGNNVTWLEHVTDEEYNAYKKNK; this comes from the coding sequence ATGCCGGATTATAAATATCAAAAATCACCAGAAAAAACTGTTCTTATAAAAAACGGAGAAGGTAAAAAGTTTAAAGGAGCTAAAGAATATTTTACAGGCGATGTTGAAGTAGAGATTCTCACAGAGGCTAATGAAGATTCACATTTCTCTGTAGCCTATGTGACATTTGAGGCAGGTGCAAGAACAGCATGGCATACTCACCCTTGCGGTCAGCATTTGATAGTAGTTGAAGGAATAGGACTCACACAAGAAGAGGGCGGAGAAGTTTTAGAGTTTCACAAAGGAGAGGCATTATATTGTCCAAAAGATAAAAAGCATTGGCATGGAGCTTCACCAGATTGCAGAATGAAGCATATTGCGATAACAGGCGATAAAGACGGTAACAATGTAACTTGGTTAGAGCATGTTACTGATGAAGAATATAATGCTTATAAAAAGAACAAATAA
- a CDS encoding LysR family transcriptional regulator, producing MDIKALKYFLISAREGSITKAANSLNLTQPNLSRQISNLEKEIGKKLFIRSNYTIKLTSDGMLLKKRAEEIIDLMEKTKKEFKSSDEIIAGDIHIGSAETYYVKLIADVIKNMREEYPNIIYHIHSGAYSEITEKLDKGLLDFGVVIGNFDSSKYECLEIPYKEVYGLLMKKDSPLSKKKFIEKKDLLNIPIMCPKIFFNNRMQTSKFDEWIGKDFDKLNIILTYNLIYNAAIMAEANIGYVVTMDKLVNNSEELCFVPFKPKLEIESRVIWKRNQIFSEASKVFLGKLRNRL from the coding sequence ATGGACATAAAAGCTTTGAAATATTTTCTAATTTCCGCAAGAGAAGGAAGCATCACAAAAGCAGCAAACTCTCTTAATCTCACTCAGCCTAACCTATCAAGACAAATTTCTAATTTAGAAAAAGAAATAGGAAAGAAATTGTTTATTAGAAGCAACTACACCATAAAACTCACCTCCGACGGAATGCTTCTAAAAAAAAGAGCTGAAGAGATTATTGACTTGATGGAAAAAACTAAAAAAGAGTTTAAATCCTCTGATGAAATTATAGCAGGCGACATTCATATAGGAAGTGCTGAAACTTATTATGTTAAGCTTATTGCTGATGTTATAAAAAATATGAGAGAGGAGTATCCTAATATAATTTATCATATACATAGCGGTGCATATTCAGAGATTACAGAAAAACTTGACAAAGGGCTTTTGGATTTTGGAGTTGTGATAGGTAATTTTGACTCTTCCAAATATGAATGCTTGGAGATACCATACAAAGAAGTTTATGGACTATTAATGAAAAAAGATTCGCCTCTGTCAAAAAAGAAATTTATAGAAAAAAAAGATTTGCTTAACATACCTATAATGTGCCCTAAGATATTTTTTAACAATAGAATGCAAACTTCAAAGTTTGATGAATGGATAGGAAAAGATTTTGACAAATTAAATATTATATTAACCTACAATCTTATTTACAATGCCGCCATTATGGCTGAAGCGAATATTGGATATGTTGTAACTATGGATAAACTAGTAAACAATTCAGAAGAACTTTGCTTTGTTCCATTTAAGCCGAAATTGGAAATAGAATCGAGGGTTATATGGAAGCGAAACCAAATATTTTCAGAGGCATCAAAAGTGTTCTTGGGCAAGCTAAGAAATAGATTATAA